A window of Desulfobulbus oralis genomic DNA:
CATTCCGCCGGAAAAGCGTACCAGAATTCGCAATCCCGCGCCGGAGTGGCTGACGGACGAGGAAGAAAAAGCACTGTACCGGCAGTCTGAGGTCCGGCCTGATGAAAAGGCCGCCAAATACGCGGCCATGTTTGCCCGCCGCGCCACAAAAGGGCAGCATTTCATGCAGCCATACCTGGGTTGCCGCGAGTTTTCGTGTTCCCTGGTGCGTCTGGTGGAGACGCCGGAAAACGAAGCCCCGCCCATTGCCGAGAGCCGCGATTTGGGCTTCATGCTCTACGACCTGGATTATTCCAACGAGAAAGACATCAAACCCATGTTCTACCGGCCAGAGATGAAAAAGGGCGCGATCGATGTGCCGCCGCCCGATTCCCCGAAGGTGCTCCGATGATTCTTCAGGCCCTGAAAGACTATTACGACCGCAAGGCCGCTGACCCGGAATCGGGTATTGCGCCGCCGGGCTGGAGCGCTAAGGCCCTGCCCTTTCTCATTGTGCTCAATGCCGATGGCAGCGTGGTGAACATTGAGGACACGCAGGAAATGGACGGCAGAATGAAACGAGCAAAAGTGTTTCTTGTGCCGCAGGAAGTCAAACGTTCATCCGGGATTGCTGCCAATTTTCTTTGGGACAACGTTGAGTATGTGACTGGCACTGTCTGCAAGGGCAAAACGACCCGGGTAGCACAGCAGTTTGCGGCTTTTCGGGAGCGTCTTGCATCTCATCAGACCCTGCCTGCCATTGACGCGGTGCTGCGTTTCCTTGCCCGACCGGACATTGACAACGCGCTCTCCCGCTTCCCCGCATGGGAAGAGGCCAAGAAAACCTGCGCCTTTCTTTCCTTCAAACTTGGCGCGACGGATACGATCATTTTTGCCGACCCGGCAGTGAAGGCTCTGGTGAACCGCATGGCCGCACCAACGGGCAAGGCGCAAACAATCTGCCTGGTTTCCGGTCAACAGGATGCTGTGGCCAAGCTGCATCCGGCCATCAAGGGTGTTCAGGGCACGAATACCACTGGTGGCAATATTGTCTCGTTCAATTTCCCGGCGGTCTGGTCTTTCGGAAAAGAACAGGGCGCAAACGCTCCGGTCGGTGAAGCTGCAGCCTTTGCTTACACTACAGCGCTCAACACGCTTTTGGGCAGGGATTCAGCTCAAAAGCTGCGGGTGGGTGACGCCACCACCGTATTCTGGGCCGATCGGCCCTGTACCTTTGAAGATGAAATGGCTGCCTTTTTCGCCGAACCGCCCAAAGACGATCCGGATGCGCTGACAAACCATGTCGCGGCCCTGCTGCAATCAGTGGACAGCGGCGCATTTGCCCATGATGACGAAGCTACCCGTTTTTTCGTGCTGGGTCTCTCACCCAACTCCGCCCGGATTGTCATCCGCTTCTGGCACGCGGGTACGGTGGCGGAACTGGCCGGCCGCTTTGCCGGGTATTTCCGCGATCTGGAACTGACGCACGGCCCCAGGGACAAGGATCACCTTTCCCTGTGGCGGCTTCTGGTTGCCACTGCCGTGCAGGGCAAAACGGAAAATATCACGCCCAATCTGGCCGGCAACTTCATGCGCGCCATTCTGGAGGGCCTGCCTTTTCCCGAAACCCTGTTGGCGGCGGCGGTTCTGCGCTGCAAGGCGGAGGGTGAAGTCGGTTATCCACGCGCCAAACTGATCAAAGGCTGTCTCAACCGCAAACTGCGCCTCAATAACCCCAACCAGGAAAGGAGTCTTACCGTGAGTCTGGACAAGGACAATCCCAATATCGGCTACCGGCTCGGGCGGCTGTTCGCCACCCTGGAAAAAATCCAGCAGGAAGCCAATCCCGGTATCAATGCCACCATCCGCGACCGTTTTTACTCCGCCGCTTCGTGCACACCGCTGTCCGTATTCGGCAATCTGATGCGCCTCAAAAATCATCATCTCGCCAAACTGGAAAACGCTGGCCGCAGGGTCAATTTCGAGCGGCTGATTGGTGAAATTGTCAGCGGTTTTCCGGCCTTTCCCGCGCATCTTTCGCTAGATGACCAGGGCCGTTTTGCCATTGGCTACTACCACCAGCAGCAGGATTTTTTCAGCAAAAAAGTTGAAAGCAACTAACCGGGAGAAAAAACAGTCATGAGTACCGAACTGCAAAACCGCTATGATTTTCTGCTTGTTTTTGACGTAAAAGACGGCAATCCAAACGGCGATCCGGATGCAGGCAATCTGCCGCGCGTGGATGCCGAAACCGGCGAAGGACTGGTCACCGATGTCTGCCTGAAGCGCAAGGTACGCAATTATGTCCAGCTAACCAGGGCCGGCCAGGAGGACTATGATATTTTTGTCAAGGAAAAGGCCATATTGAACAACCAGATTGCCCAGGCCTACGCCGATCTGGGCATCAATCTGGACGAAGCACCAAAAAATCCCAAGGACGGGGCCAAACGAAACACCAAGGGGCAGGGGCAGGGTTCTGAAGTGCAATCCGCACGGCAGAAAATGTGCGCACGCTATTATGACATCCGGACCTTTGGGGCGGTCATGTCGACAGGCGCCAATGCCGGTCAGGTGCGCGGCCCGGTGCAACTGACCTTTGGCCGCTCCGTTGACCCGATTGTGACGCTTGAGCATGCCATCACCCGCATGGCGGTGGCGACCGAGGCCGAAGCGGAAAAGCAGGGCGGCGACAACCGCACCATGGGCCGCAAGAACACGGTGCCCTACGGGCTCTATGTGGCGCATGGCTTTGTCTCGCCAGCCCTGGCGCAGCAGACCGGCTTTGACGAGGATGATCTTGAGCTGCTTTGGCAGGCGCTGACTGATATGTTCGAGTATGACCGTTCCGCCGCCCGCGGCATGATGGCAACGCAGAGGCTGATCGTGTTCCGTCATGACTCGGCCCTGGGCAACGCGCACGCGCATAAGCTCTTTGAGCGGGTGAACATCAGCAGGAAAGAAGGTGTGGCCGTGCCACGCTCCTTTGCCGATTATGTCCTCAGCATCAGGCGCGAGGGCCTGAGCGGCGTGGAACTCATTGAAAAACCGTAAAGTGCGCCCTTGCCCGTCGCGCCTTGTGGCCAGCAGGGGCGGCAGGCAAAAGCTCGAGCCACCACAGCCGCAGGCATATCATGGACGAAGCCGATTTCATCCCCCTGTCCGCACTCCAGCACTATGCCTTTTGTCCGCGGCAGTGCGCGCTGATCCACCTGGAGCAGGTCTGGGCGGAAAATGCGCATACGGTCGAGGGCCGGATCCTGCACGAAACGGCCCACAGCGGCGAAAGCCGGATGCGGGACGGCCTGCGGCAGGTCACGGATCTGCCGTTGAGGTCTCAGGCCCTGGGCGTGAGCGGCCGGGCGGATGTGGTGGAATTCCACCGGGAAGGCTCGGGCTGGCGGCCCTATCCGGTGGAATACAAAAAGGGTGCGCCCAAAGGTCATGCCGGAGCCGACGCCGTGCAGCTCTGCGCCCAGGCCATCTGTCTGGAAGAAATGCTGGGTCTCTGCCTGAGCGAAGGGGCGGTGTATTACGGCGAAGCGCACCGGAGGCGCCTGGTCGCGCTGGATGCGGGACTTCGCGACAAAACCGCTGCAACTGCCCGGGCGGTGCACGAGCTGCTGGCAAGCGGCCAGACGCCGCCACCACGGAAACAGCCCCATTGCCAGTCGTGCTCGCTTATGCAAATCTGTATGCCGGAGCTGGTGGCTGCGCCGCATCGGGCAGCGCAGTATCTGCACAGCCTGTGGCATGAGCCATGAAACGCCATCTCAATACGCTTTTTGTCACCACCCAGGGCGCCTGGTTGTCCAAGGACGGCGAGTGCATCGTCCTGAGTCTGGAAGGCAGGGAACTGGGCAGAATTCCCATTCACACGCTGGGGGCCCTGGTCTGTTTCGGCCGGGTGATCTGCAGCCCCTTCTTACTGGATCACTGTGCGCAAAACGGTGTGACCGTGTCGTGGTTGACGGAACATGGCCGCTTCATAGCCACTCTGCAGGGACCGACCACCGGCAATGTGCTCCTCAGGCGGGAGCAGTACCGGCTGGCAGACGATGAAGCGGCAGCAGCGGCTTTGGCCAGGGCCTTCATCACCGGCAAAATCGCCAACTGCCGCACCGTATTGCAGCGCAGCCTGCGGGACCGCCCCCAGGATCATGGGGATGGCTCGCTGTCTCAGGCCTGCGAGGCTCTGGGGCGCTGTCTCCGGCGCCTGCCGGGAACCGAGTCGCTGGACGCGCTGCGCGGGGTGGAAGGCGAAGCGGCAACGATCTATTTTGGCGTGTTCGACCGGCTGCTCTCGCCGCAGGTGCAGGGAATCCGCTTTACCGGTCGTAACCGAAGGCCACCGCAGGACGAGGTGAATTGCCTGCTGTCCTTTTTTTACGCACTTCTGGTCAATGATCTGCGCGGCGCACTGGAAGGGGTTGGTCTGGACCCGCAAATGGGCTTTCTGCATCGCCTGAGACCCGGCCGGCCCAGTCTGGCCCTGGACATGATGGAGGAATTTCGGCCCGTGCTGGCCGACCGGCTGGCGCTCACCCTGCTCAACCGGGGCCAACTCAGGGCCCGGGATTTCGAGCATACGGCATCTGGCGCGGTGCTGCTCAGGGAGAAGGCTCGCAAGGAGGCGCTGGTGGCCTACCAGGAACGTAAACGGGACGAGGTGCTGCATCCCTTTCTCAACGAGCGCATGACCTTGGGCCTGCTCTGGCATATGCAGGCCAGGCTTCTGGCCCGCTGCATTCGTGGCGAGCTGGACGCTTATCCGCCCTATGTCATCAGGTGAATGATGCTGGTTCTGGTCAGTTACGACGTCAATACGGAAGATGCGGCCGGCCGGCGGCGACTCCGCCGTATTGCCCGGAAGTGCTGCAGTTGGGGCCAGCGGGTGCAGTACTCGGTCTTTGAATGCAGCCTGACGCCAGCCCAGTGGACAGCTCTGCGCGCCGCACTGATCAGTGAGATGGACGAGGACAAAGACAGCCTGCGCTTTTACTTCCTGGGGGCATCCTGGCGTGGCAAAATCGAGCATGTAGGTGCCAAACCGGCCTACGATCCGGAAGGGCCGCTGATTTTCTGAGGCAGGTGAGGCAGCCTTTATCAAGGAAAAGCCTTGGGCACTGCTTCCCGGAGACTCAAATTTGCCATGGGGCTGTTGACCAGGACTGCGGGAACCTGAAGCTGGCTCAATTGCATGGGGAGGTCCACGATCAAGATAATAGATTGAGATTGCAACGTTTTTTTTGCTAAGACCCACAAAGGGGACAGGATGATCTGCGTTTTGTCGCCGGTTCCCCGCAAAGATCTCCAAAACGCATATGATTTTGCGGAATTATCACCGCAACCGTCGCCCCTTCACAGGGGCGTGAATTGAAACCTGTCGCAAGGGAGAGGGAACAGGATGGCTATCCTGTCGCCCCTTCACAGGGGCGTGAATTGAAACCCAAAGACAATCAAGCATTTCAAAATCTCGATTGGTCGCCCCTTCACAGGGGCGTGAATTGAAACATCATGTACGATATGCATGCTGAAGAAGCAAAAAGGTCGCCCCTTCACAGGGGCGTGAATTGAAACTATGCTTGTACTCGAAAAGAACGGGTACATCATAGGTCGCCCCTTCACAGGGGCGTGAATTGAAACGTGTAGTACCTGTCAGCACAATACTGGCACACAAGTCGCCCCTTCACAGGGGCGTGAATTGAAACATCGGCTCCTGGCAGACCCTCTGGGAAGTCCTGGACGTCGCCCCTTCACAGGGGCGTGAATTGAAACAAAAAGCGTGTGGACAGGTGTCATACCAGGCGTGTCGCCCCTTCACAGGGGCGTGAATTGAAACCGTGGACGAGTCCGCCTACACACTACACCAGCGCGTCGCCCCTTCACAGGGGCGTGAATTGAAACATTTTGCAAAGTCCAAATCTCCGTTTTATCCCTCGTCGCCCCTTCACAGGGGCGTGAATTGAAACGTATAAATCGCCCCCAGGTATAACCACCCACCATGGTCGCCCCTTCACAGGGGCGTGAATTGAAACTTTGGCAGTGCTCCAACCAGCGGAGCACGCGGATAGAGTCGCCCCTTCACAGGGGCGTGAATTGAAACCCCTAATAACTCATAAAAAACCTCCTGCGGCCACAGTCGCCCCTTCACAGGGGCGTGAATTGAAACACCGTCGTGCCGCGATGGGTTTGAACACGACCTCCGTCGCCCCTTCACAGGGGCGTGAATTGAAACCTCGCCATCATCTCGATCCTGGTGGCGCTCTGCAGGGTCGCCCCTTCACAGGGGCGTGAATTGAAACGACGAGCTTGCAGCGGTGGCGGATCAGGAATGGCTGGTCGCCCCTTCACAGGGGCGTGAATTGAAACTGCACCCCGATTTTCCGGGCCATGCTGGACGCCGCGGTCGCCCCTTCACAGGGGCGTGAATTGAAACCTGCATCGTGCCTGGGACTGCCATGATCTGACGCGTCGCCCCTTCACAGGGGCGTGAATTGAAACCCGGCCCTCTGTGGCCAGTTGTGCCGGGGTGCGCGTCGCCCCTTCACAGGGGCGTGAATTGAAACCCAAATGGCGGCCCGGCGAGGTCAGCGTTACGCCCAGTCGCCCCTTCACAGGGGCGTGAATTGAAACAATTTTTGAATTAATCCATAATCCTAGTAAACTAGTCGCCCCTTCACAGGGGCGTGAATTGAAACCACCCTGAAGATGATACAAAGTGATATTGCACAACCGTCGCCCCTTCACAGGGGCGTGAATTGAAACACATATCAAGAGATGAAAAGTATGCAGGATTTAGCGTCGCCCCTTCACAGGGGCGTGAATTGAAACTTGGAAGACAATCCTAACTGGTACTGCACGGAGCGTCGCCCCTTCACAGGGGCGTGAATTGAAACCCGAAAAGAATTTAATTACCAGCCAGTATATACAGTCGCCCCTTCACAGGGGCGTGAATTGAAACCTGAATTTGCTCATAAACAACACTACTCATCCGACGTCGCCCCTTCACAGGGGCGTGAATTGAAACCCGTTTGTCGGAACGGGAAGTTCCCATTCCACCGTCGCCCCTTCACAGGGGCGTGAATTGAAACGGACTGCTCTATGTACTGCTCCCAAAGCCAGTCCCGTCGCCCCTTCACAGGGGCGTGAATTGAAACGCGAACATATTATACCTCCGGCGGGTAGCCCCGCGGGTCGCCCCTTCACAGGGGCGTGAATTGAAACAGTAGGTCCAAGAGTTCGCCCATGGTTTGGGCGAAGTCGCCCCTTCACAGGGGCGTGAATTGAAACATCTCCTTGGGCTTATTGCCCAAGGAGATACGGGGTCGCCCCTTCACAGGGGCGTGAATTGAAACGCCCATGGTTTGGGCGAACTCGTTCTCAAGCGATGGTCGCCCCTTCACAGGGGCGTGAATTGAAACAAAAATTTGAATTAATCGATAACGCTAGCTTGCGTCGCCCCTTCACAGGGGCGTGAATTGAAACCCGGAACCTTTTTATAAGTTATTTCAACTCGTAAAGTCGCCCCTTCACAGGGGCGTGAATTGAAACTTTGATGTTTTTCCGGACTGCGTCGGAAATCCCGGTCGCCCCTTCACAGGGGCGTGAATTGAAACCCGGTACTGGGAATCCCAGGCCCGGGAATTCCCAGTCGCCCCTTCACAGGGGCGTGAATTGAAACCTTCTCCCAAACAGAGTAAACGAGAAAAAGAAGCGTCGCCCCTTCACAGGGGCGTGAATTGAAACGCAGGTGCTTAAACGCAATTATGGGGGGCAGTTGGGTCGCCCCTTCACAGGGGCGTGAATTGAAACCACGCCCATTAAATTCGAGGGCCGGCTCCTGCAGGTCGCCCCTTCACAGGGGCGTGAATTGAAACTCTTTGGTTCACCCATGCACGTACGGACAAGGACGTCGCCCCTTCACAGGGGCGTGAATTGAAACTTTGTATCCTGTTACCATTATATATAGTGTACTTGTCGCCCCTTCACAGGGGCGTGAATTGAAACACGAGTACCGGATGAACCAGGACTTGCCGATTCTGGTCGCCCCTTCACAGGGGCGTGAATTGAAACTTTTGCTTGTGACTGTCACAAGCAATCATGGGACCGTCGCCCCTTCACAGGGGCGTGAATTGAAACACGATATCGATCGGGCCTGTGCATAGTGTGGTGGGTCGCCCCTTCACAGGGGCGTGAATTGAAACTGCGCCTGTACCTGTGCCTGTTGCTGCACCGGAGGCGTCGCCCCTTCACAGGGGCGTGAATTGAAACAGCCCCGGAGGAAGACTGGTGATGGCGTCGGAACGTCGCCCCTTCACAGGGGCGTGAATTGAAACCTTTGCCATAAAACCAAAGCACACCGAGAAGTTGTGTCGCCCCTTCACAGGGGCGTGAATTGAAACCGCGCAATGCTCACACCATACTTGCTCTCCTTCATCGTCGCCCCTTCACAGGGGCGTGAATTGAAACTTGATGTACCAGTCACTGTGCTTCATGGTAGTCTCGTCGCCCCTTCACAGGGGCGTGAATTGAAACTGCTGAATAGTGGGAATTCCCGCTCTTGATAACGTCGCCCCTTCACAGGGGCGTGAATTGAAACATTATAAACCAGCATAAGGCAATGGAGGGAATGTCGTCGCCCCTTCACAGGGGCGTGAATTGAAACTTGAAGGATTCTGCCTATTTTACAGGACACCCTGGTCGCCCCTTCACAGGGGCGTGAATTGAAACGTCAAAACAATATTGACTGGACGATATATGATATGTCGCCCCTTCACAGGGGCGTGAATTGAAACCAAAGACAATCAAGCACATCAAAGTCCCGATTGGTCGCCCCTTCACAGGGGCGTGAATTGAAACC
This region includes:
- the cas5c gene encoding type I-C CRISPR-associated protein Cas5c; translation: MKGFCLEVAGEFACFTRPEMKVERVSYDVITPSAARAIFSAILWKPAINWRVTRIEVLNPIRWAAVRRNEVARIASPGGSGIFIEDERQQRAGLLLRDVRYRLHAEFDFIPPEKRTRIRNPAPEWLTDEEEKALYRQSEVRPDEKAAKYAAMFARRATKGQHFMQPYLGCREFSCSLVRLVETPENEAPPIAESRDLGFMLYDLDYSNEKDIKPMFYRPEMKKGAIDVPPPDSPKVLR
- the cas8c gene encoding type I-C CRISPR-associated protein Cas8c/Csd1 translates to MILQALKDYYDRKAADPESGIAPPGWSAKALPFLIVLNADGSVVNIEDTQEMDGRMKRAKVFLVPQEVKRSSGIAANFLWDNVEYVTGTVCKGKTTRVAQQFAAFRERLASHQTLPAIDAVLRFLARPDIDNALSRFPAWEEAKKTCAFLSFKLGATDTIIFADPAVKALVNRMAAPTGKAQTICLVSGQQDAVAKLHPAIKGVQGTNTTGGNIVSFNFPAVWSFGKEQGANAPVGEAAAFAYTTALNTLLGRDSAQKLRVGDATTVFWADRPCTFEDEMAAFFAEPPKDDPDALTNHVAALLQSVDSGAFAHDDEATRFFVLGLSPNSARIVIRFWHAGTVAELAGRFAGYFRDLELTHGPRDKDHLSLWRLLVATAVQGKTENITPNLAGNFMRAILEGLPFPETLLAAAVLRCKAEGEVGYPRAKLIKGCLNRKLRLNNPNQERSLTVSLDKDNPNIGYRLGRLFATLEKIQQEANPGINATIRDRFYSAASCTPLSVFGNLMRLKNHHLAKLENAGRRVNFERLIGEIVSGFPAFPAHLSLDDQGRFAIGYYHQQQDFFSKKVESN
- the cas7c gene encoding type I-C CRISPR-associated protein Cas7/Csd2 gives rise to the protein MSTELQNRYDFLLVFDVKDGNPNGDPDAGNLPRVDAETGEGLVTDVCLKRKVRNYVQLTRAGQEDYDIFVKEKAILNNQIAQAYADLGINLDEAPKNPKDGAKRNTKGQGQGSEVQSARQKMCARYYDIRTFGAVMSTGANAGQVRGPVQLTFGRSVDPIVTLEHAITRMAVATEAEAEKQGGDNRTMGRKNTVPYGLYVAHGFVSPALAQQTGFDEDDLELLWQALTDMFEYDRSAARGMMATQRLIVFRHDSALGNAHAHKLFERVNISRKEGVAVPRSFADYVLSIRREGLSGVELIEKP
- the cas4 gene encoding CRISPR-associated protein Cas4, yielding MDEADFIPLSALQHYAFCPRQCALIHLEQVWAENAHTVEGRILHETAHSGESRMRDGLRQVTDLPLRSQALGVSGRADVVEFHREGSGWRPYPVEYKKGAPKGHAGADAVQLCAQAICLEEMLGLCLSEGAVYYGEAHRRRLVALDAGLRDKTAATARAVHELLASGQTPPPRKQPHCQSCSLMQICMPELVAAPHRAAQYLHSLWHEP
- the cas1c gene encoding type I-C CRISPR-associated endonuclease Cas1c encodes the protein MKRHLNTLFVTTQGAWLSKDGECIVLSLEGRELGRIPIHTLGALVCFGRVICSPFLLDHCAQNGVTVSWLTEHGRFIATLQGPTTGNVLLRREQYRLADDEAAAAALARAFITGKIANCRTVLQRSLRDRPQDHGDGSLSQACEALGRCLRRLPGTESLDALRGVEGEAATIYFGVFDRLLSPQVQGIRFTGRNRRPPQDEVNCLLSFFYALLVNDLRGALEGVGLDPQMGFLHRLRPGRPSLALDMMEEFRPVLADRLALTLLNRGQLRARDFEHTASGAVLLREKARKEALVAYQERKRDEVLHPFLNERMTLGLLWHMQARLLARCIRGELDAYPPYVIR
- the cas2 gene encoding CRISPR-associated endonuclease Cas2, whose amino-acid sequence is MLVLVSYDVNTEDAAGRRRLRRIARKCCSWGQRVQYSVFECSLTPAQWTALRAALISEMDEDKDSLRFYFLGASWRGKIEHVGAKPAYDPEGPLIF